A stretch of the Hydrogenobacter sp. genome encodes the following:
- a CDS encoding oligosaccharide flippase family protein — MIRNLSFVSFAFFYANLTGYIFHFFVSRSLGASGYGEFMVLYSLMLTVGNFINLFANACVREFVKYRENAHSLLRYMRYIGLFLGFMFLFVGVVLSPFLKEFLKISNLYYIWILAGVWFFQFPVVIERAYLQSLEKFKDISLSLVYEQSVRLISVFILIYSGLGLEGALISSSFGLSVALFLLLSKNRNFTGNIKSLPFKDILKTSLFASPVGFLVYSDDLFIRRVFDPHTAGLYASVSLTGKVFVWLTVTSVSVFFPKFVRYRKDMRAIKKLFFKAFLLVSLLFVVIEVLLFSFGKYVFVALFSEKFLPAYSFLPIYVLCILPLIFSLIFVYLLTALGRNMLLIYTHVLFYYAGFLVLPFYSINGYMFYIMFINLCFVLVYAFTLFQGERDSGKLKLPI, encoded by the coding sequence ATGATAAGAAATTTGTCTTTTGTCAGTTTTGCCTTCTTTTATGCCAATTTGACAGGATATATCTTTCACTTTTTCGTTAGTAGAAGCTTGGGAGCTTCAGGCTATGGTGAGTTTATGGTGCTTTATTCCCTGATGTTAACAGTAGGAAACTTTATAAATCTATTTGCTAACGCGTGTGTAAGAGAGTTTGTAAAGTACAGGGAAAATGCTCACAGTTTGCTCAGATACATGAGGTACATAGGGCTTTTTCTTGGCTTTATGTTCCTTTTTGTAGGAGTGGTTCTCTCTCCCTTTTTGAAAGAATTCCTCAAGATATCCAACCTATACTATATATGGATCCTCGCGGGCGTTTGGTTTTTTCAGTTTCCCGTAGTTATAGAGAGGGCTTACCTTCAGTCTCTTGAAAAGTTCAAGGATATATCTCTATCTCTGGTATACGAGCAGAGTGTTAGACTGATAAGCGTTTTTATTTTGATATACAGCGGTCTTGGTTTAGAAGGTGCTTTGATATCATCTTCTTTTGGGCTTTCTGTAGCACTTTTCCTGCTTCTTAGTAAAAACAGAAACTTCACCGGTAACATAAAGTCCTTACCTTTCAAAGATATTTTAAAAACTTCGCTTTTTGCTTCACCCGTAGGTTTTTTGGTGTACTCTGACGATCTCTTTATAAGGCGCGTCTTTGATCCGCATACAGCGGGGCTTTACGCTTCCGTTTCATTAACGGGTAAGGTTTTTGTATGGCTGACGGTGACATCAGTTAGCGTGTTTTTCCCGAAGTTCGTTAGATACAGGAAAGACATGCGAGCTATAAAAAAACTCTTTTTTAAAGCCTTCCTTTTAGTTTCACTGCTTTTTGTGGTAATAGAAGTTTTACTATTTTCCTTCGGAAAATACGTATTCGTTGCGTTATTTTCAGAAAAATTTCTCCCAGCTTACTCCTTCCTTCCCATATATGTGCTTTGCATACTTCCTTTAATTTTTTCTCTCATCTTTGTATACCTTCTGACAGCCTTAGGTAGAAACATGCTCTTGATCTACACACATGTGCTTTTTTATTATGCAGGATTTTTGGTTTTGCCCTTTTACAGCATTAACGGTTATATGTTTTACATAATGTTTATTAATTTATGTTTTGTACTTGTGTACGCCTTTACGCTCTTTCAGGGCGAACGCGATAGTGGGAAGTTAAAACTCCCGATATAG
- a CDS encoding pilus assembly protein, producing MRRAFLIILFMLGLSFSQTLKEMKFENVKLETVLKALSQVADMNIIFDPQITQEVSKPVSVSIYKPVSVGEALNIILKEYGLIAVPVDKKVYRITKAGEISISLSGLEDRQIDEFVKFLKPRVSPSAEIVIDKTLKTVYIRDEEKNIKRLEPVLKDYAKIIERIAPAEERVTKVFYLKNISLDEAERLLIPYKKPDTVITKVQSFSALVITDSPKQMEKYQEALKSFLTATPTERRPVTKIFYLKYISPDEFIKMIEPLRSEAGVILSGGAIKVQQPTTLQMGTVLYPTTQTQVQQVPQQPSAPAPILKEFNAVMITDYPEVIEKIRERFKDYISDSPVQVKIEARIVEVRDQALRELGLNWSVLLSQARVPQFWTGGAGQGANIGNAPTPGTIFVPPDPTSVGIRSPIYYTPGLSQTPGGIFTFAFQKGMLNALNLRLSALERVALIKNIAKPTVVTVNAQKATIKQGVQIPYQTTVIAGGTQAANIQFKDVVLQLDVTPVVSPDGRILLDINLKRDTPGEQTPQGPAINTKEASTKVVVNDGDTLVIGGIIDNQEQQTNEGIPGLVRVPILKWLFGQESTQKTQSELLIFLTPVLIRE from the coding sequence ATGAGGAGAGCGTTTTTGATAATCCTTTTTATGTTAGGTCTTTCTTTTTCGCAAACCTTAAAAGAGATGAAATTTGAAAACGTAAAGCTGGAAACCGTGCTAAAGGCTCTCTCTCAAGTTGCCGATATGAACATCATCTTTGATCCCCAAATAACTCAAGAGGTATCAAAGCCTGTCAGTGTATCCATATACAAACCTGTATCTGTTGGGGAGGCTCTAAACATCATCTTAAAAGAGTATGGACTCATAGCTGTACCTGTAGATAAAAAGGTTTACAGGATAACCAAAGCTGGGGAAATAAGCATAAGCCTTTCCGGTCTTGAAGATAGACAGATAGATGAATTCGTAAAGTTTCTAAAGCCCAGGGTGAGTCCATCCGCTGAGATAGTAATAGACAAAACACTAAAGACGGTGTACATAAGGGATGAGGAAAAGAACATAAAGAGACTTGAACCTGTGTTGAAAGACTACGCTAAGATCATAGAGAGGATCGCACCTGCAGAAGAACGAGTAACGAAAGTTTTTTATCTCAAAAACATATCCCTTGATGAAGCCGAGCGACTTTTAATTCCTTATAAAAAGCCGGATACTGTTATAACCAAAGTGCAGAGTTTTTCCGCCCTTGTGATAACTGATAGTCCTAAGCAGATGGAGAAGTATCAGGAAGCACTGAAAAGCTTTTTAACTGCCACGCCTACGGAAAGAAGACCCGTCACAAAAATATTCTATCTCAAGTACATAAGTCCCGATGAATTCATAAAAATGATAGAACCTCTCAGATCCGAAGCTGGCGTAATTTTGAGCGGTGGAGCTATCAAGGTGCAACAACCTACCACCTTACAGATGGGGACTGTCCTTTATCCCACCACGCAAACACAGGTTCAGCAGGTACCACAACAGCCCTCCGCTCCCGCACCTATACTCAAAGAGTTCAACGCTGTTATGATAACGGACTATCCGGAAGTGATAGAAAAGATTAGAGAGCGCTTCAAAGACTACATAAGCGATTCTCCAGTTCAAGTAAAGATTGAGGCGAGGATTGTTGAAGTAAGAGACCAAGCTCTGAGGGAGCTTGGCTTAAATTGGAGCGTACTGCTTTCTCAGGCAAGGGTACCCCAGTTTTGGACAGGTGGAGCGGGTCAGGGTGCTAACATAGGGAATGCTCCTACACCTGGTACCATCTTTGTACCACCAGACCCTACATCCGTAGGTATCAGATCGCCTATTTATTACACACCTGGACTTAGCCAAACGCCCGGAGGTATATTTACCTTCGCTTTTCAAAAAGGTATGCTCAACGCCTTGAACCTCAGGCTATCAGCTCTTGAGCGCGTAGCATTAATTAAGAACATAGCAAAGCCTACTGTAGTAACTGTAAACGCTCAAAAAGCTACCATAAAACAAGGTGTTCAGATACCCTATCAAACAACCGTAATAGCAGGTGGTACTCAGGCTGCCAACATACAGTTCAAGGATGTTGTACTTCAACTTGATGTTACACCCGTAGTATCTCCAGATGGTAGAATACTTCTTGACATAAACCTAAAAAGAGATACACCGGGTGAACAAACTCCGCAAGGACCAGCCATAAACACAAAAGAGGCTTCCACCAAGGTGGTGGTGAATGATGGGGATACGCTCGTCATAGGAGGTATTATAGACAATCAGGAACAGCAAACCAACGAAGGTATCCCGGGTCTCGTGAGAGTGCCTATACTCAAGTGGCTCTTTGGACAGGAAAGTACTCAAAAGACTCAATCGGAACTTCTTATATTCCTGACTCCCGTCTTGATAAGGGAATGA